Proteins co-encoded in one Callospermophilus lateralis isolate mCalLat2 chromosome 2, mCalLat2.hap1, whole genome shotgun sequence genomic window:
- the Phldb1 gene encoding pleckstrin homology-like domain family B member 1 isoform X3, which translates to MRHWGRGLGWPPGTKELWSPRTMDALNRSQVGPGCKTQVVVQKGPLDLIETGKGLKVQTDKPHLVSLGSGRLSTAITLLPLEEGRTVIGSEARDISLQGPGLAPEHCYIENLRGTLTLYPCGNACTIDGLPIRQPTRLTQGCMLCLGQSTFLRFNHPAEAKWMKSMIPAGGRAPGPPYNPDSAESESLVNGNHTPQPATRGTPACASHSSLVSSIEKDLQEIMDSLVLEEPGAAGKKPAATSPLSPMANGGRYLLSPPTSPGAMSVGSSYENTSPAFSPLSSPASSGSCASHSPSGQEPGLSSVPPLVPARSSSYHLALQPPQSRPSGARSSESPRLGRKGGHERPPSPGLRGLLTDSPSATVLAEARKATESPRLGGQLPVVAISLSEYPAAGARSQPTSIPGSPKFQSPVPAPRNKISTLQDRPPSPFRDPPSTERVLTTSPSRQLVGRTFSDGSATRTLQPPESPRLGRRGLDSMRELPPLSPSLSRRALSPLPARTTPDPKLTREVADSPRPRRWAAHGASPEDFSLTLGTRGRRTRSPSPTLGESLAPRKGSFSGRLSPAYSLGSLTGASPRQSPHAQRKLSSGDLRVPVTRERKNSITEISDNEDDLLEYHRRQRQERLREQEMERLERQRLETILNLCAEYSRADGGPEAGELPSIGEATAALALAGRRPSRGFAGAIMASGRSSEEPGSAAQRLWESVERSDEENLKEECSSTESTQQEHEDAPSTKLQGELLALEEERAQVLGRVEQLKVRVKELEQQLQEAAREAEMERALLQGEREAERALLQKEQKAVDQLQEKLVALETGIQKERDKERAELAAGRRHLEARQALYAELQTQLDNCPESVREQLQEQLRREAEALETETKLFEDLEFQQLERESRVEEERELAGQGLLRSKAELLRSVAQRKERLAVLDSQAGQIRAQAVQESERLARDKNASLQLLQKEKEKLTVLERRYHSLTGGRPFPKTTSTLKEAQLLISESSEMGLGTKALGPFSGSSQAGVSSVSFTPSASTSLCPKAQEMEKLLLPAVDLEQWYQELMAGLGTGPTAASPRSSPPPLPAKASRQLQVYRSKMDGEATSPLPRTRSGPLPSSSGSSSSSSQLSVATLGRSPSPKSALLTQNGTGSLPRNLAATLQDIETKRQLALQQKGQQVIEEQRRRLAELKQKAAAEAQCQWDALHGAVPFQAGPSGYPPLMHHSILHHLPAGRERGDEGEHAYDTLSLESSDSMETSISTGGNSACSPDNMSSASGLDAGKIEEMEKMLKEAHAEKSRLMESREREMELRRQALEEERRRREQVERRLQSESARRQQLVEKEVKMREKQFSQARPLTRYLPIRKEDFDLKIHIESSGHGVDTCLHVVLSSKVCRGYLVKMGGKIKSWKKRWFVFDRLKRTLSYYVDKHETKLKGVIYFQAIEEVYYDHLRSAAKSPNPALTFCVKTHDRLYYMVAPSAEAMRIWMDVIVTGAEGYTQFMN; encoded by the exons GCTGCATGTTGTGCCTGGGTCAGTCCACCTTCCTCCGCTTTAACCACCCTGCTGAAGCCAAGTGGATGAAGAGCATGATTCCAGCAGGGGGCCGGGCTCCTGGGCCCCCCTACAACCCTGACTCTG CTGAATCAGAAAGTCTGGTGAATGGGAACCACACTCCACAGCCTGCAACCCGGGGAACCCCAGCTTGTGCCAGCCACAGTTCTTTAGTGAGCTCCATTGAGAAGGACCTGCAGGAAATCATGGACTCACTGGTGCTAGAGGAACCTGGAGCTGCTGGCAAGAAGCCTGCTGCAACCTCCCCACTATCGCCAATGGCTAATGGTGGCCGCTACCTGCTGTCCCCTCCAACCAGCCCTGGGGCCATGTCTGTGGGCTCCAGCTATGAGAACACCTCTCCAGCCTTCTCTCCACTCTCTTCACCAGCCAGCAGTGGGAGCTGTGCCAGCCATTCACCCAGTGGGCAGGAGCCAGGACTGTCTTCTGTACCCCCACTGGTGCCTGCTCGCTCATCCAGCTACCATTTGGCCCTGCAGCCCCCACAGTCCCGCCCAAGTGGTGCCCGCTCCTCTGAGAGTCCCCGGCTGGGTAGAAAAGGAGGTCATGAGAGGCCTCCCAGCCCTGGCCTCCGTGGGCTATTGACTGATAGCCCTTCAGCCACGGTCTTGGCAGAAGCCCGCAAAGCCACTGAGAGCCCCCGACTGGGAGGGCAGCTGCCTGTGGTAGCTATCAGCCTGAGTGAATACCCAGCTGCTGGTGCCCGCAGCCAACCCACCAGCATTCCTGGCAGCCCCAAGTTCCAGTCTCCAGTTCCTGCTCCTCGCAACAAGATCAGCACACTCCAGGACCGCCCTCCAAGCCCTTTCCGTGACCCTCCCAGCACGGAGAGGGTATTGACAACGAGTCCCTCTCGCCAACTGGTGGGCCGAACATTTTCAGATGGGTCAGCCACCCGCACCCTGCAGCCTCCTGAGAGTCCCCGCCTGGGTCGGCGGGGCCTGGACAGTATGCGAGAACTCCCTCCCTTGAGCCCATCTCTGTCCCGACGAGCTCTCTCCCCACTGCCTGCTCGGACCACCCCAGATCCCAAGCTCACCAGGGAGGTAGCAGACAGTCCACGGCCCCGGCGCTGGGCAGCCCATGGAGCTTCACCGGAGGACTTCTCCCTGACTTTGGGGACACGAGGCCGCAGAACACGGAGTCCCTCACCCACCCTGGGGGAGTCCTTGGCACCTCGCAAGGGCAGCTTCAGTGGCAGGCTGAGCCCAGCCTATAGTCTGGGTTCTCTTACTGGGGCTTCGCCACGCCAGAGCCCTCATGCCCAGAGGAAGCTCTCCAGTGGGGACTTGCGGGTGCCTGTCACTCGGGAAAGGAAAAATAGCATCACAGAGATCAGTGACAATGAAGATGACCTCCTGGAGTACCACCGGCGGCAGCGCCAAGAGCGGCTCCGGGAGCAGGAGATGGAGAGACTG GAGCGCCAGCGCTTGGAGACCATCCTGAACCTGTGTGCTGAGTACAGCCGGGCTGATGGGGGACCAGAGGCCGGGGAGCTGCCCAGCATTGGGGAGGCCACTGCAGCTTTGGCACTGGCAGGTCGGAGGCCCTCACGAGGCTTTGCTGGGGCCATTATGGCCTCTGGACGGAGCAGCGAGGAGCCTGGAAGTGCTGCCCAACGCCTGTGGGAGAGCGTGGAGCGCTCAGATGAAGAAAATCTCAAGGAGGAGTGCAGTAGCACAGAGAGCACCCAGCAGGAg CATGAAGATGCACCTAGCACCAAGCTCCAGGGAGAGCTGCTAGCCCTAGAAGAGGAGCGGGCTCAGGTGTTGGGGCGTGTGGAGCAGCTCAAGGTCCGCGTGAAGGAGCTAGAGCAGCAGCTACAAGAAGCGGCCAGAGAG GCCGAAATGGAGAGGGCGCTGCTGCAGGGGGAGAGGGAAGCAGAGCGGGCACTGCTGcagaaggagcaaaaggcagtggACCAACTACAGGAGAAGCTGGTGGCCTTGGAGACTGGCATCCAGAAGGAGAGAGACAAG GAGAGGGCGGAGCTGGCCGCGGGACGGAGGCACCTGGAGGCCCGCCAGGCGCTCTACGCCGAGCTCCAGACGCAGCTCGATAACTGCCCCGAGTCAGTGCGGGAACAGTTACAGGAGCAGCTGAGAAGG GAGGCAGAGGCCCTGGAGACGGAGACAAAGCTCTTTGAAGACTTGGAGTTCCAGCAGCTGGAGCGCGAGAGCCGCGTGGAGGAGGAGCGCGAGTTGGCGGGCCAGGGGCTGCTGCGGAGCAAGGCCGAGCTGCTGCGCAGTGTCGCCCAGAGGAAG GAGCGCCTGGCCGTCCTGGACAGTCAAGCTGGGCAGATCCGGGCCCAGGCTGTGCAGGAGTCGGAGCGCCTGGCCCGGGACAAGAATGCATCCCTGCAGCTGCTGCAGAAG GAAAAGGAGAAACTGACTGTGCTGGAAAGAAGGTACCACTCACTCACGGGGGGCAGGCCTTTCCCGAAGACCACCTCAACCCTCAAAGAG GCTCAGCTGCTCATCTCCGAATCCtcagagatggggctggggaCCAAGGCTCTGGGCCCATTCTCGGGGTCTTCTCAGGCTGGGGTCTCCTCTGTCTCCTTCACCCCGTCTGCTTCCACTTCACTCTGCCCCAAAGCACAAGAG ATGGAGAAGCTGCTGCTCCCTGCTGTAGACTTAGAGCAGTGGTACCAGGAGCTGATGGCCGGGTTGGGGACTGGTCCCACTGCAGCCTCCCCTCGCTCCTCCCCCCCGCCTCTGCCCGCCAAAGCTTCCCGTCAACTGCAG GTTTACCGTTCCAAGATGGATGGTGAGGCCACCAGTCCCCTGCCCCGGACTCGCAGtggccccctcccctcctcttctggCTCTTCCTCCTCGTCCTCACAGCTCAGCGTGGCTACTCTGGGCCGTAGCCCTTCTCCAAAG AGTGCTCTGCTCACCCAGAATGGCACTGGCAGCCTTCCCCGCAACCTGGCAGCCACATTGCAGGACATTGAGACCAAGCGCCAACTGGCTCTGCAGCAGAAGG GGCAGCAGGTGATCGAGGAGCAGCGGCGGCGGCTGGCTGAGCTGAAGCAGAAAGCGGCGGCGGAGGCGCAGTGCCAGTGGGATGCCCTGCATGGGGCAGTGCCCTTCCAGGCAGGCCCCTCGGGCTACCCCCCACTCATGCACCACTCCATCCTGCACCACCTGCCAGCCGGGCGGGAGCGTGGGGACGAGGGTGAACACGCCTATGACACGCTGAGCCTGGAGAGCTCGGACAGCATGGAGACCAGCATCTCCACTGGGGGCAATTCGGCCTGCTCTCCTGACAACATGTCCAG TGCCAGTGGTCTGGACGCGGGCAAGATTGAGGAGATGGAGAAGATGCTAAAAGAAGCTCATGCAGAGAAGAGTCGGCTCATGGAGTCCAGG GAGAGGGAGATGGAGCTGCGCAGGCAGGCCCTGGAGGAGGAGCGGCGGAGGCGGGAACAGGTGGAACGGAGGCTGCAGAGTGAGAGCGCTCGGAGGCAGCAGCTGGTGGAGAAGGAGGTCAAGATGCGGGAGAAACAGTTTTCCCAG GCCCGGCCCCTGACCCGCTACCTGCCTATCCGGAAGGAAGACTTTGACCTGAAGATCCACATCGAGTCATCAGGCCATGGTGTGGATACCTGCTTGCATGTGGTGCTCAGCAGTAAG GTCTGCCGTGGCTACTTGGTCAAGATGGGTGGAAAGATTAAATCCTGGAAGAAGCGCTGGTTTGTCTTTGACCGGCTCAAGCGCACCCTTTCCTACTATGTGG ACAAGCATGAGACGAAGCTGAAGGGGGTCATCTACTTCCAGGCCATCGAGGAAGTGTACTATGACCACCTGCGCAGTGCAGCCAAG AGCCCAAACCCAGCCCTCACCTTCTGCGTGAAGACCCATGACCGACTGTACTACATGGTGGCCCCGTCTGCGGAGGCCATGCGCATCTGGATGGATGTCATCGTCACAGGGGCTGAGGGCTACACTCAGTTTATGAACTGA
- the Phldb1 gene encoding pleckstrin homology-like domain family B member 1 isoform X9, translating into MRHWGRGLGWPPGTKELWSPRTMDALNRSQVGPGCKTQVVVQKGPLDLIETGKGLKVQTDKPHLVSLGSGRLSTAITLLPLEEGRTVIGSEARDISLQGPGLAPEHCYIENLRGTLTLYPCGNACTIDGLPIRQPTRLTQGCMLCLGQSTFLRFNHPAEAKWMKSMIPAGGRAPGPPYNPDSAESESLVNGNHTPQPATRGTPACASHSSLVSSIEKDLQEIMDSLVLEEPGAAGKKPAATSPLSPMANGGRYLLSPPTSPGAMSVGSSYENTSPAFSPLSSPASSGSCASHSPSGQEPGLSSVPPLVPARSSSYHLALQPPQSRPSGARSSESPRLGRKGGHERPPSPGLRGLLTDSPSATVLAEARKATESPRLGGQLPVVAISLSEYPAAGARSQPTSIPGSPKFQSPVPAPRNKISTLQDRPPSPFRDPPSTERVLTTSPSRQLVGRTFSDGSATRTLQPPESPRLGRRGLDSMRELPPLSPSLSRRALSPLPARTTPDPKLTREVADSPRPRRWAAHGASPEDFSLTLGTRGRRTRSPSPTLGESLAPRKGSFSGRLSPAYSLGSLTGASPRQSPHAQRKLSSGDLRVPVTRERKNSITEISDNEDDLLEYHRRQRQERLREQEMERLERQRLETILNLCAEYSRADGGPEAGELPSIGEATAALALAGRRPSRGFAGAIMASGRSSEEPGSAAQRLWESVERSDEENLKEECSSTESTQQEHEDAPSTKLQGELLALEEERAQVLGRVEQLKVRVKELEQQLQEAAREAEMERALLQGEREAERALLQKEQKAVDQLQEKLVALETGIQKERDKEAEALETETKLFEDLEFQQLERESRVEEERELAGQGLLRSKAELLRSVAQRKERLAVLDSQAGQIRAQAVQESERLARDKNASLQLLQKEKEKLTVLERRYHSLTGGRPFPKTTSTLKEMEKLLLPAVDLEQWYQELMAGLGTGPTAASPRSSPPPLPAKASRQLQVYRSKMDGEATSPLPRTRSGPLPSSSGSSSSSSQLSVATLGRSPSPKSALLTQNGTGSLPRNLAATLQDIETKRQLALQQKVELLPAEPLPTDDPAGQQVIEEQRRRLAELKQKAAAEAQCQWDALHGAVPFQAGPSGYPPLMHHSILHHLPAGRERGDEGEHAYDTLSLESSDSMETSISTGGNSACSPDNMSSASGLDAGKIEEMEKMLKEAHAEKSRLMESREREMELRRQALEEERRRREQVERRLQSESARRQQLVEKEVKMREKQFSQARPLTRYLPIRKEDFDLKIHIESSGHGVDTCLHVVLSSKVCRGYLVKMGGKIKSWKKRWFVFDRLKRTLSYYVDKHETKLKGVIYFQAIEEVYYDHLRSAAKSPNPALTFCVKTHDRLYYMVAPSAEAMRIWMDVIVTGAEGYTQFMN; encoded by the exons GCTGCATGTTGTGCCTGGGTCAGTCCACCTTCCTCCGCTTTAACCACCCTGCTGAAGCCAAGTGGATGAAGAGCATGATTCCAGCAGGGGGCCGGGCTCCTGGGCCCCCCTACAACCCTGACTCTG CTGAATCAGAAAGTCTGGTGAATGGGAACCACACTCCACAGCCTGCAACCCGGGGAACCCCAGCTTGTGCCAGCCACAGTTCTTTAGTGAGCTCCATTGAGAAGGACCTGCAGGAAATCATGGACTCACTGGTGCTAGAGGAACCTGGAGCTGCTGGCAAGAAGCCTGCTGCAACCTCCCCACTATCGCCAATGGCTAATGGTGGCCGCTACCTGCTGTCCCCTCCAACCAGCCCTGGGGCCATGTCTGTGGGCTCCAGCTATGAGAACACCTCTCCAGCCTTCTCTCCACTCTCTTCACCAGCCAGCAGTGGGAGCTGTGCCAGCCATTCACCCAGTGGGCAGGAGCCAGGACTGTCTTCTGTACCCCCACTGGTGCCTGCTCGCTCATCCAGCTACCATTTGGCCCTGCAGCCCCCACAGTCCCGCCCAAGTGGTGCCCGCTCCTCTGAGAGTCCCCGGCTGGGTAGAAAAGGAGGTCATGAGAGGCCTCCCAGCCCTGGCCTCCGTGGGCTATTGACTGATAGCCCTTCAGCCACGGTCTTGGCAGAAGCCCGCAAAGCCACTGAGAGCCCCCGACTGGGAGGGCAGCTGCCTGTGGTAGCTATCAGCCTGAGTGAATACCCAGCTGCTGGTGCCCGCAGCCAACCCACCAGCATTCCTGGCAGCCCCAAGTTCCAGTCTCCAGTTCCTGCTCCTCGCAACAAGATCAGCACACTCCAGGACCGCCCTCCAAGCCCTTTCCGTGACCCTCCCAGCACGGAGAGGGTATTGACAACGAGTCCCTCTCGCCAACTGGTGGGCCGAACATTTTCAGATGGGTCAGCCACCCGCACCCTGCAGCCTCCTGAGAGTCCCCGCCTGGGTCGGCGGGGCCTGGACAGTATGCGAGAACTCCCTCCCTTGAGCCCATCTCTGTCCCGACGAGCTCTCTCCCCACTGCCTGCTCGGACCACCCCAGATCCCAAGCTCACCAGGGAGGTAGCAGACAGTCCACGGCCCCGGCGCTGGGCAGCCCATGGAGCTTCACCGGAGGACTTCTCCCTGACTTTGGGGACACGAGGCCGCAGAACACGGAGTCCCTCACCCACCCTGGGGGAGTCCTTGGCACCTCGCAAGGGCAGCTTCAGTGGCAGGCTGAGCCCAGCCTATAGTCTGGGTTCTCTTACTGGGGCTTCGCCACGCCAGAGCCCTCATGCCCAGAGGAAGCTCTCCAGTGGGGACTTGCGGGTGCCTGTCACTCGGGAAAGGAAAAATAGCATCACAGAGATCAGTGACAATGAAGATGACCTCCTGGAGTACCACCGGCGGCAGCGCCAAGAGCGGCTCCGGGAGCAGGAGATGGAGAGACTG GAGCGCCAGCGCTTGGAGACCATCCTGAACCTGTGTGCTGAGTACAGCCGGGCTGATGGGGGACCAGAGGCCGGGGAGCTGCCCAGCATTGGGGAGGCCACTGCAGCTTTGGCACTGGCAGGTCGGAGGCCCTCACGAGGCTTTGCTGGGGCCATTATGGCCTCTGGACGGAGCAGCGAGGAGCCTGGAAGTGCTGCCCAACGCCTGTGGGAGAGCGTGGAGCGCTCAGATGAAGAAAATCTCAAGGAGGAGTGCAGTAGCACAGAGAGCACCCAGCAGGAg CATGAAGATGCACCTAGCACCAAGCTCCAGGGAGAGCTGCTAGCCCTAGAAGAGGAGCGGGCTCAGGTGTTGGGGCGTGTGGAGCAGCTCAAGGTCCGCGTGAAGGAGCTAGAGCAGCAGCTACAAGAAGCGGCCAGAGAG GCCGAAATGGAGAGGGCGCTGCTGCAGGGGGAGAGGGAAGCAGAGCGGGCACTGCTGcagaaggagcaaaaggcagtggACCAACTACAGGAGAAGCTGGTGGCCTTGGAGACTGGCATCCAGAAGGAGAGAGACAAG GAGGCAGAGGCCCTGGAGACGGAGACAAAGCTCTTTGAAGACTTGGAGTTCCAGCAGCTGGAGCGCGAGAGCCGCGTGGAGGAGGAGCGCGAGTTGGCGGGCCAGGGGCTGCTGCGGAGCAAGGCCGAGCTGCTGCGCAGTGTCGCCCAGAGGAAG GAGCGCCTGGCCGTCCTGGACAGTCAAGCTGGGCAGATCCGGGCCCAGGCTGTGCAGGAGTCGGAGCGCCTGGCCCGGGACAAGAATGCATCCCTGCAGCTGCTGCAGAAG GAAAAGGAGAAACTGACTGTGCTGGAAAGAAGGTACCACTCACTCACGGGGGGCAGGCCTTTCCCGAAGACCACCTCAACCCTCAAAGAG ATGGAGAAGCTGCTGCTCCCTGCTGTAGACTTAGAGCAGTGGTACCAGGAGCTGATGGCCGGGTTGGGGACTGGTCCCACTGCAGCCTCCCCTCGCTCCTCCCCCCCGCCTCTGCCCGCCAAAGCTTCCCGTCAACTGCAG GTTTACCGTTCCAAGATGGATGGTGAGGCCACCAGTCCCCTGCCCCGGACTCGCAGtggccccctcccctcctcttctggCTCTTCCTCCTCGTCCTCACAGCTCAGCGTGGCTACTCTGGGCCGTAGCCCTTCTCCAAAG AGTGCTCTGCTCACCCAGAATGGCACTGGCAGCCTTCCCCGCAACCTGGCAGCCACATTGCAGGACATTGAGACCAAGCGCCAACTGGCTCTGCAGCAGAAGG TCGAGTTGCTTCCTGCCGAGCCCCTCCCAACTGACGACCCAGCAG GGCAGCAGGTGATCGAGGAGCAGCGGCGGCGGCTGGCTGAGCTGAAGCAGAAAGCGGCGGCGGAGGCGCAGTGCCAGTGGGATGCCCTGCATGGGGCAGTGCCCTTCCAGGCAGGCCCCTCGGGCTACCCCCCACTCATGCACCACTCCATCCTGCACCACCTGCCAGCCGGGCGGGAGCGTGGGGACGAGGGTGAACACGCCTATGACACGCTGAGCCTGGAGAGCTCGGACAGCATGGAGACCAGCATCTCCACTGGGGGCAATTCGGCCTGCTCTCCTGACAACATGTCCAG TGCCAGTGGTCTGGACGCGGGCAAGATTGAGGAGATGGAGAAGATGCTAAAAGAAGCTCATGCAGAGAAGAGTCGGCTCATGGAGTCCAGG GAGAGGGAGATGGAGCTGCGCAGGCAGGCCCTGGAGGAGGAGCGGCGGAGGCGGGAACAGGTGGAACGGAGGCTGCAGAGTGAGAGCGCTCGGAGGCAGCAGCTGGTGGAGAAGGAGGTCAAGATGCGGGAGAAACAGTTTTCCCAG GCCCGGCCCCTGACCCGCTACCTGCCTATCCGGAAGGAAGACTTTGACCTGAAGATCCACATCGAGTCATCAGGCCATGGTGTGGATACCTGCTTGCATGTGGTGCTCAGCAGTAAG GTCTGCCGTGGCTACTTGGTCAAGATGGGTGGAAAGATTAAATCCTGGAAGAAGCGCTGGTTTGTCTTTGACCGGCTCAAGCGCACCCTTTCCTACTATGTGG ACAAGCATGAGACGAAGCTGAAGGGGGTCATCTACTTCCAGGCCATCGAGGAAGTGTACTATGACCACCTGCGCAGTGCAGCCAAG AGCCCAAACCCAGCCCTCACCTTCTGCGTGAAGACCCATGACCGACTGTACTACATGGTGGCCCCGTCTGCGGAGGCCATGCGCATCTGGATGGATGTCATCGTCACAGGGGCTGAGGGCTACACTCAGTTTATGAACTGA